Part of the Sulfuriflexus mobilis genome is shown below.
CCTCAACGAGGTGAATTACCAGCTTATCATGCGCCTGCTCCCAGACCTGTTGAATATGGCGGATACTGCCGTCTCGAAAGCAAAAAATGCAGATGATCTGCATTTGCAGGTGATCGAACGCAGCCCCTACACCACGGCCCTGTCCCTGACGCATCACTACAGGGCTGGCGCTATTCGTCTTGCCGTCCCCGACCTGTGGTTACGCGTCTACCATGATGTTTGTGTGGCCGAGGCGATTGCCCAGATCGATGGTAATAGCCCGGCGCATGCACGTGCCTACGACTGGCACAGGGGCCTGGATGCCGAGGTTAAACGCCAGCTGAATACCTTTACGGAGAAATGGTTGCGTGACTGCCTGCAGCAGGGACACGTCTTCAAGCACGCCTGATCTCATTCAGTCACTTTATCTTCCTGATAAAGTTTTTTAGTTATCTATATCGTTCAATACATGAATAATAGGGTTTAGTTCTTTAACCCGGGTGCCGTTATAGTTTACAGGCCCGGCTTATTATTTTGACGGGAAATAGCATGTACATCCAAGGAGGTGCAAGCATGAACCGACAACATCCACCCACAGGACATCAGGACTACCCTGATACCAGCCAGCAGCTTCGTGACATCGCATTAGAGACCGATGACATGCCCGGTATTGAAGGCGTGCACCAAGGTGTGATCCTTATGGATGGCTGGGGAAATGAATGGGATGATACCGGAGACTTCGGTGAAATAGATTTTCGCCTTGTCGATGATGAGTAAATAATAGCGTTGTATTACTGGGCGGCCTCGGGAAATTCCAGGGCAGGGTGCCATCTTGCATGTATTAATTGCCAACGCCCATCTATGGGTCTCCAGTTTGTCTGTACCTTAAATAACTGCCCGCGTTCAGGTACCTGATCAGGGCCATCGGCGGTGCCGGCATAAAAGATCACCTTGGCTATATCATCCTTGATTTGAATACGGGTGTCGGCCATGTAGATATAGATAGTCCTGTTGTTATTCAGCTGTCGGCCGACAAATTCTTCAAAGACTCCATAGGTCCCGTGGTACTGGCCTCGATAATCTTTACTAACATGAAACATAAAGGCCTGCGGGTCGTGTTTTTGTATGGCCTCGCGCATGGTCTGCATAGTCGTTTGAATGGCCATCTCATCGGCAGTGTCACTGCAGGCGACCAGGCTGATGCAGGCAAACAACAGCAGGGAAGTGAAGAGTGTTTTTATCATGCGTGTTCCTCGGCAGCGGCCTGCTGTTTTAACTTGCGTTCAATCACCTTAATGTCGACAACCTGACCACGATTAATGCCCTCACAGTATTTTTTCTCGGCCTGCCAGTGTGCCTCGTCATCCATTAATTCAGGCCAGAAGGGATAGGTCCTGCACTGGGTGGGCCGCAGGGCATAGATGCCACAGCGGCCGTGTTTATCGAGAAACGCGCACTGGCCATTATGCATACGTATGCCCCAGCTATCACGTGTCAGATGCTCAACATAACGGCGCCTGAACCAGGCCTCTGAAACCTCAAGATGCTTACGTAATTTCGCGGCCTCGGTCGGCGTCAGTGCAATATAGTGTGTCTCGGCGTTGCCGGTGCAGCACTTGCCGCAGGCGGTGCATTCAAAGTGGATGGGTTTATCCTGGTAAAACATACATTCAGCCTCTACAACAAAGCCAATCATACCTTAATACCCTATCGTCATAACATTCGAGTTGCGGGGAGGCAACGATGGTGATTTAGGCATAAGGGACGGTTTTTTATAAAATAAAGTAAAAACAGTGGTTTATATATCCGGTTATGTGCGGCTATTCACAGTTTTCTGGCTATGGTGCTGGTACTTTTTCACATAAATATTGTTGTATAGCCCCGTGCCCATGTAAGGAATTTGCCCATGATAAATCAACAGCGAGTCTCACCTCGGCGACGCCTGGCCTATGCCGGCATTATTGCCTCTAGCTTTTTCCTCTCTGCCTGTGACCCCATCAGCCTGACAGCGCTGGGTATCGGTGCCTCAACCGGGGTGAACTATGGTCTTAACAGCGTGGCCTATAAAACCTTTACTGCTCCGATCAGCACCGTCAACAAGGCGGCGGTTACTGCATTGAAGACGATGGGCATCAAGATCAAGTCAATCGAAAAAACCAGCGAGGGTCAGGTGATTATTGCTCAGTCCTCTGACCGTGAAATTGAGTTGACGCTGGAGGCGGTGAGCAAAAAGACGACGCGCTTGCGCAGTATCGCTCGTCAAGGGACATTCCTGATGGACCGCGCAACCGCGACGGAGATAATTTTCCAGACGGAAAAGGCGTTAGTGGGTGATCGAAAAGTATATGTGGGTGCATAACTGGAGATAATTATGAAAAATTTATCTATTCATGCAGCGTTCTTGGCAGCAACATTTTCTTTACCTGTTATGGCCGAAACGGAGATGACCTCGACTTCAGATTCTGAAATGACCATGGAGGCCTCAACTGATAGCATGACAGGCGCAGAGTCTTCTACCGTAGTGACCACAAAGTTAAGCAATGATTATCAGCAGTTACTGGGGGAGAACGCTGAGGCCGTTGTCAGTGGTTTGCGTGAAGGGCAAGAGTTTACGATCAGTTCAACAACAACTGTGGATGGCGTGGAAATCACCGAGTCGGCCACGATCACACCGCCAACGGGAAAAATGGGTTTTGGTAATGTTTCCCACAGCCTGGCACTCACCGAGTATCAACTTGGGCAATTGGGCATATCAGACCCCTCCGTCCTGGAACTGGAGGCGGCGCTGTTAGGCGGTACTGTCACACTGAGCAATGGAGAGGTAATCGAATTACAAGGTGTGCTGGCCCTGCGCAGCGAGGGTATGGGCTGGGGTAAGATTGCACAGCAGTATGACACTAAGCTTGGTCACGTGATTAAAGCGGTAAAAACAGGCCAGCCCATTGCGGTATCGGCGACGGATACTACAGCATCCGCAAGCGGTACAATGACGGCGAAAAACCACGGTCATGGAAAATACACAACAACCGTGTCAAAAGGCCATGGTGGCGGGAATGCCTATAAGTACGGTCAGGGTATTACCAGTGCAACAGGCAGTAGTATAGGCGCAGGGCATGTCAATACATCCCACGGTAAGGGTGCTGTGAAGACGTATCAGAATCATGGTGGCAATGGGCATGCCTTTGGCAGTGGTATTGTTAGCGCCAGTGGCGGCAGTATTTCTCCCAATGCGGGCCACGGTGGCGGTAGATCGAATGCAGGAGGGAATGGTAAAGGCAGAGGGAAATAATAATAAAAATTATAGTGCGGTGAAAGGATCCCGTAGCCGCGGCTACGGGATCTTTTTATGTATGCTTTAAATCAGTGAGCGCAGCCTGTTGTTGATGCAGGAACCAGCGGTTGATAACAATATGTCGCGCAAACCATTTGCTTCTTAGCAGTATGCCGGCAAGCAGGCATTTTAGTCGAGAGGGTGAGTGGTTCTTCTGCGGAAGCATTTTATCGCCGAAACGTTGACGCAAGGCCGTTTCGTAACCGGCCAGGTGGGCAGGCGAATAATTACCCTTCGCGTCTATAATCGTCTTCGCGGCCAATAAAGCGGATTCTATGGCAGGGCGAATACCCTCACCACTTTGCTGATAGGCAAGCCCTGCAGAGTCACCGATAAGTAATACCCCATCATCATAAACACGCCGGGGCGCATCATTATAGAGTAAATAGGCGTGACCATTCAATTTTCCGGGAATATTCTCAGGAACGCGGCCAGCCCGTTTCAGTTCATTAATGAAATTATCGACATGCATGGAAAGTTTATTTCGATCCTGGCGGCCAAGTCCGATATTGAGGAAGTTGCCTTTTCGAAAAACCCAGCCATAACCCTTCAGGTCGGGGGTGAAAAATAACTCGGGTGTTTCGGCATCAACCGGACAGCTCTTCGATTGTTGCTCGGTCATTTCGAACTCAACTTCCTGTGCTGTAACCGGCGCCTCTGACGCACCAACATGGGCCCCGAGGTGGCGGGCGACCGGGCAGAAGTGACCACCGGCACCAATAAGTAACGGTGCAGAAAAATGATCATTAATAATCCAAATATTATTATCTCTGCGAATGGATTTGACCGGCTCATTCATGTGGCACTCGACACCACTGCGCTCAAGCAGGTAATGGTCAAATTCGCTGCGGCGTATACCATAACTGACCACATCATCGTATTGTGTATAAACGTCTCTACTACCAATGCGGCTGGTTCGGAATGATCTAATCGGTTGCAAAACCCGTGAGCTGGCGTAGTCATCCAGGTCAATATCAAGTGATTGCATAACCTCAGGGGTCACCCAGCCGGCGCAGACCTTGTTGCGCGGAAACTGACTCTTGTCGAGGAGACTCACCTTCAGTCCATGTTGATGAAGTTGCCGGGCACAACTGGAACCGGCAGGGCCGGCGCCAATAATGATTACATCACTTTTTTCCATTCGGCTTCTTCTTCCTTGCGATAGACGTGATCCCGTGTCCAGGGTACCTGGTTGCTGGTGCCCGGCGCAAAGACAATCTGGTAAAGTTGCATTGTGCCGGTGGAAAATGCCGCCACTGAGCCGGCCAGGTAGAGTCGCCAGGCACGGACAAACTCTTCATCAAACATCTCCGCGACCTGATCGGTATTTTCCTCAAAGCGCTCCAGCCAGTGACGCAGGGTCAGGGCATAGTGCAGGCGTAGATTTTCTACATCCAAAACGGAAAAGTTAACCGGTTCAAAAATATCCATGGCCTCGCGCAGTGTCGGCGGATAGGCGCCGGGGAAAATACGGCGTTGAATCCAGGCATTCATACGCTCCGGCTGGTTGCGGCCAATGCTATGTATGAGGCCGCGACCATCTTCCTTAAGGCAGCGTTTAATGACGGCACCAAGTTCTTCATAATTGTTAACGCCAACATGCTCCAGCATGCCGACCGAGACAAAGGCATCAAACTTACCCTGGATATTGCGATAGTCATCCTCGATAAAGGTCACCAGGTTATCCAGACCCTCTTCCTTGGCACGCTGTCGGGCGTGCAGGATCTGCTGGTGGGAAATATTATAGGCATGCACCTTTACACCATAGTGTTTGGCCAGATGCAGGGCCAGCGAGCCCCAACCACAACCGGCCTCCACCACGGTTTCGCCGGGCTTGAGTAACAGCTTGCGTGCGATGTGGTGCATCTTTTCCTCTTGTGCCTGTTCAAGCGGCTCTTCCGGGCTCGGGTAATAGGCACAGGTATAGAGCATCTTGTTGTCCAGCCACAGGCTGTAAAACTTGTTACCGATATCGTAGTGCTGGTGAATATTTTCCTTCGAGCCCTTCAGGCTATTGTGGCGCGGCCGGGCCTGCCAGTGAATAATGAGTTTTTGCAGCCAGTTACGCTTGCTTCTCGCCATGCCGCGGTAAATGTATTCGAGGAAGGTGACGAGGTCGCCGGTCAACTGGATATCGCCATTGCTGTAGGCGTCACCAAAGTAGAGTTCGGGGTTGATCATGAGACGGAACAGGGCGGCACGTGAACGGATGCGCACATGCGCCACCGGCATCGTATGTTTCGGCATGACCTGGACAGCATTCCAAAGGCTGATGCGTATAGGGGCCTCACCGATCAGGCGGTAGAGGATCTTGAGCAACCATCTGTCGAGCATTGATACCATAGGTAACCTTCCTCATGATAGCCAATCCAACACGGCTGTTGGTCAGCCGTGTCCTTATGCTGCCGCAAAAACAGGTAACAGGTCAATGCCCGACTGGGCGGTTTAATCAGATGTCTTGTTCGGGGAAGCGGTGTTCGCTGACCTGCCACGTGTCGTGACTGGCCTCGAGGAGCAGGCAGGAGGGGCCGCCACGGGTGCGTATGCGGCCGGCGGCACCGGGGTTCATTACCCAGGGGCTCGCCTCAAGGTCGCAGACCATCTTGTGACTGTGGCCATAAACGATGGCACGGGCATGGGGAAAACTTTCACGCAGCTGGTCGTGTTGCGGGTGATCGCCACCATGGCAGTGGCCGTGTACGACGACGATATGTCCGCCGGGGACCTCGAAACTGGCCTCATGGCCGATAGTGTCGAGGGCCGGGTGTTCATCGGCGTGCCAGACCTGCTCGATGTCATTATTACCGCGTACCGCAACGACCTGGCCACTACGTGGGCGCAGTTGTTCGAGGACATTCTGGCCCATGATATCGCCCGCGTGCACGGCGATATCGCAGTCCTCGATGAACGCGGCAATGCGTGGGTCGAGGTGACCATGGGTATCCGAAACAATACCTATACGCATGACAGAGGTTTTATTCATGATGACAGTGTGGCTGACCAGATGGTTTGCAGGCGCGCATAATAGCCGAGATGGGCCGTGGCGTCACGCCTAAAAACGGCCCGATCCGCACCCGCTTTTGCACGGCTTGTGTCTGCCGGGAGATACCGGATAATGGGATCATTCGTGACCCTGGAGTGAGGCGTAAAATGAGTGATTGTCTGTTTTGCAAGATGGCCACGGGCGAGATCAGCCCGGAGATACTTTACGAAGACGCTGAGCTGCTGGCCTTCCGTGATATCAACCCGCATGCGCCGAGCCATTTTCTGGTGATCCCGAAACGCCACATTGCGACCATCAATGACCTGCAGGCCGGCGACGCCGAACTGGTCGGCAAACTCTACCTGGCTGCGGCCAGGGTGGCCGCCGATCTCGGTGTGGCCGAGGCGGGTTATCGCACGGTGATGAACTGCAATGCCGATGCTGGCCAGACCGTGTTTCATATCCACTTACACGTACTCGCCGGACGCCACCTTGCCTGGCCGCCGGGCTGATCGCCCCAGGCAAATAAAAACGGCGTGCCGGTAACCGACACGCCGCTCGCTATCACTGGCCGGTCAGACTCAGGCATACTTGGCCTTGGCTTGTTTGGCGGCCTTGGCATCATCGGGGGAGTAGGCGGCACCTGACCAGAGCATGTCGTAGGCAATTTCCTCGTTACCGTTTTCACACAGTTCCAGCACGTTCTCGAACAGGGGCTGGAAGGTCTCACTGCGGTGTGATTCCTCGTGGTCGGCAAAGGTCTTCCAGAAGGTGATCACGAGGGCCTCTTTGCCCTTCATGTCACTCTCCACGGTCTGGCCCACGGTGCTGCCCTCGTTAGAGATGTCACCGCTGTTCATGCAGACAAAACCACCGACAAAACCGGTCTCAGAGTGGTAAGTCTTGACGTTCTCACACAGTACCGCCACACGTTCCTGCAGGTCATCAATCGTGTATTCCGGCTTCAGCACCACGCGGTTAACGGTGACAACACCATCATGTGGAAAACCATTAATTAAACTCGCCATGCGGCACCTCCAAATTTAGTGAATAAAAATAATTAATCTGCACATAAGTGCATTAGTGGTCTCTAATATAGCGACTTGTGAAGGAATGTCAATACCCTAGTAAATCACTGTGGTACTGCCGCGGGGAGAAACAGGAATATTTTTATAAAACAGCAGGTTAAAGAAGGTTGCGGCGTGGGTAATACGCGGCAAAAACCATGGGTTCAGGTAGACGGGCAAAAAAGGCGCCATGCCGGGCAGTGTCGCAAGGGGCTAGCCAGGCGACGGGCCGGTGGTATACTTTCGCGTCTGACCTTGGCACAGGATACAGGGATGCAGCTCGGGCTCGTATCAACACCGGCATATCGATTGCTTCAGCGGGTTGCTCCCGTTGAGGAAATCGTCGGCCGGCCGTCACCCGCCGATAGCCATCGCCGGCAGGCTGACGATCAGCGGCCACAGCCACTTCGCCTACCCACTACGACGGAATCAGAGAATGCCCGTCGGCACTATGATTACTCGCGCATCGAAGCCGTACCGGGGCGTACGGCACAGGCCTTGCGGGAATACACAGAGATCGCAGATGGACCGGAGCGGGAGCAATTACAGGCGCAACTGGGCCTGGATATGTTTGTCTAGTCAGGCAGGTACTTTTCGAGGACCTGCTTGATGGTGTTGATACTCAGGGGTTTGGGGATGTAATCATCCATGCCGGCCGCCAGGCATTTTTCCTGATCACCGCTCATGGCATTGGCCGTCAGTGCAACAATATAAATATGCTCGGATTTATGCTCGGATTCCGAGGCACGAATACTCCGCGTCGCCTCGTAACCATCCATAACCGGCATCAGGCAGTCCATGAAGATGATTGCATAATCATTCCTCGCCATGGCCTCGAGGACTTCCGCACCATTATGGGCAATATCGGCGTTGTAGCCGAGCTTTGACAGCATGCCGATAACCACCTTCTGGTTTACGGGATTATCTTCTGCTACAAGTATGCGGTTTGCACTCATGGGTTTAATGACGGTTCCGAATGATGGAATATTTTTATCAAGCTCGAATAAAGCTTAACACAGTATTTAGTCGTTACGAATATGCCTATTGTGCACAAGCCCTATAAAAACAATGGCTCACAAAAGATTTTGAGCCACTGTTTCCCGGACTATAAGAGCCTCAGCATGACGAGCCCCTGGCTCAGGCTGCCTGCCTCTTCTTCAGGTATTCCTCGAGCGCATCGGAACCACCAATGTAGTCACCGTTGATGAACACCTGCGGTACCGTCGACTGACCGGATACGGCACGAATCGTCGATTCGCTGAAATCACGGTTCAGCACCAGTTCTTCGAATGTCATACCGGCATCACGCAGCATGCCCTTGGCACGCACACAATACTCGCAACCTTCACGGGTAAAGACGGTGACATCACTCGGCTTGGCGGCATTGGGCGCGATGTAGTCAAGCATTGTATCGGCATCGGAAACCTCAAACGGGTCACCCGGGACATCCGCCTCGATAAACTGTTTTACAATCACACCGTCTTTCACCAGCATGGCATAACGCCATGAGCGTTCACCAAAACCCAGGTCGGTCTTCGGCACCAGCATGCCCATGCCGCGGCTGAAATCACCGTTGCCGTCGGGCAGGAAGGTGATGTTGAAGGCCTTCTGCTCGTTGCGCCATTCATTCATGACAAAGGCATCATTCACAGAGACACAAATTACCTCATCCACGCCATGCTGCTTGAAGACCGGCGCCAGCTGGTTGTAGCGTGGCACATGGGTAGACGAGCAGGTCGGGGTAAAGGCCCCTGGCAGCGAGAAGACAATCACGGTCTTGCCGCGGAAGACCTCATCAGAACTGACCTTGAGCCATTCATGATCCTTACGGGTGCGGAAAGTTACCTGGGGTACCTGCTGGCTTTCGCGATTTTCTAACATCTGCATATCTCCTGTTGCTGGAATACGTTACGGGCCTGCCTCGCAGTACCCGATGGACGAGGGCATTATCAGGCCTGTGCATGTATAGTAGAAATCGTTTATATCTAATATATTAATAGGTTTTACCAATCGATAGGACGGGGTAACACAGAGCCGCGGGGGCAGACGGGCATAAAAAATGGGCGTCTGCAGACGCCCACCGTGGTCATGTATATCCTGAAAGGAGGAGGGATATACATAACCGATTGAAGAAGCATTATTCTTTTTTGATTTAGCTTCTTGCCCCCCTGCATGTATAAAACCTTACAGTAAGTGTTGTAAGCTTAGCCTGCGGTGGCGGCCCTGACTAGTAACCAGAAGGTCTAATCCTTTGGTACTAGTGTATTTGTTCGCGGCAAAGGGTTAAATACATCGCAAGTATTTGAATAAAAATAATATATTGAAAGGATGCAACGATGAAGATACTGCTGGCCGATGACCATGCACTCATACGGGAAGGTTTTGAGCGCACCTTGTCGCAACTGGATCAAGCCATCGAGTTTGTGCACGCCGATGACAGGGCGAGTGTCCTGTCGCAACTGGCCATACATGCGGATACCGACGTCATCCTGCTCGACTTGTTTATGCCGGGGGTGAAGGGTTTTGATTTACTCAGCGAGATCTGTAACCGCTATACAAGCATACCGGTGATCGTGATCTCCGGTACCGAAGACCCGCGTTACATGCGCAAGGCTATCGATAAGGGGGCATCCGGTTATATCCCGAAATCCGCGAGTACCGACATCATGATGAGCGCCATTCAACTGGTGCGTAACGGCGGTGTGTATATCCCCGCAGACATGCTGCAAACGAAGTCGGCAGCGAACCCGCGGCAAATCCATAGCCCCAGCCAGACACGGGCGAATGAAATCCGTGAGGCAGCAAGCAAACTGACGGCTCGCCAGCAAGAGGTGCTAGCACTGATGGGGCGTGGCATGTCGAATAAAGAAATCGCCCGTGCCCTTGAAGTTTCTGATCACACCATCAAGATTCATGTGGCAGCAGTGTTGCGTTTATTCAATGCGGCAAACAGAACAGAGGCCGTTGTGATGGCGCAAAATTCCGGGATCATCGACGTTTAAACCCAAACCACAGGAGAGTGAGTAATACCTGCATTGATTTCATAGCTCATCCGTTCTCGTGAAATAAAAACATATTTGATCGAATAAACACCCCCGGAACGTGTCTGACATATCGATGATGACAAGCTATTTATGATTGCAGAAACTGCAAAACATTTCGTATTACTGTTATTGCTGATGCTTATCAGCAGTATGGCCGCGCCTGTGTGGTCGGCGGAGGGAGCGCATACGGTTGCCCTGGTGATTGATGAAGAATCACGCATTCATGACAAGGCCGTTGCCGGTATCAAACAGACCATAGAAGACAGTGGCAAGGCAAACATCATCTTCAGGACCATCAACATAAAAGACCCGCATAGCAGCGAGGCGCTGCATGCCAAAGATATTGACTATGCCATTGTGGTAGGGGTCAAGCCATCGCTGTTTGCCATGAAGCATAAACCAGACTACCCGGTGCTTTATACCCTGATCCCGGAAAGCACCTATCAGGAGATCATTCATCACCGCATCCCGGCGAGTGCACTATCGCCTGAAAATGACTACGTCATTTACCTCGGCCAGCCTGCCGCCCGTCAGCTGGCGCTTTCGCAAATCATTATGGGCCGTAAAAGTCGCGTGGGCATGGTGGTGGGTGCCGAGGCGACGGGTGAAGTTCAAGCCATACAGGCCGAGGCAAAAGCCATGCAGCTGGAGCTTGTCGTCAGGCAGGCGGGTAATGGAGAAAATACGATTGATGATATGAAACAGGCGCTGAAGGGGGCCGATGTTTACCTGGCGCTTTACGATACCAATATTCTCAATCGGCATAATGCAAAATGGTTGCTGTATATGGCCTATAGAATGAACAAGCCGGTCATCGGCTTTTCATCGAGTTATACCCGCGCGGGCGCGATAGCCTCCATTTTCTCCACCCCGGAACAGATAGGCAGGCAAAGTGGCGAATGGCTATTAACCATGCTGGCGAACGGCACGGTTAAGCATATTCAGTATCCGAAATACTTCACAGTCAGCACCAACCCGAACATACAACGCCTTTTACGGCTGGAGAGACTCCCCGGCGATAAAATTGAAGACATGATTCGTAACAAAGAGGAGGTCTTGAGCCATGCTGGGAATCAATAATTGGGGTATTAACGCCCGCGTTATTTTCCTGGCCATGGCGCCGGTGTTACTGGTGACCTTCGTGCTGGCATCGTATATCAATACGGCCCGCAATAATGACCTGAGCCAGGAGCTGGCAGTAAAGGGGCAGATCATTGCCAATAACCTGGCCTCGGCGATGGAGTTCCCGGTGGCCACCGGAAACCTTCTCCAGTTACAGGGCCTGGTGGAGGCCAGTATTAACAAAAATGACCTGGTCGGGGTAAAGATCACCGATGCCGACAATACCCTGATATACCAGGCGGGTGTGAGTGCCAGGGATAAGATGACCCAGACCTATCATGCCGTGATCCTCTCCTCGGCCATTGATTATGACGAGTTATTTAATCAGGATGACGCCACATCGGGCAGCTATGAACAGGTGCTGGGTATCATCGAGGTGTATATCTCCACAGACACCTATGTGGTTCGCCAGCGCAAGATACTCACGGGCACCCTGTTGATCACCCTTGCGGGCCTGTTAATGAGTTTGTTTCTGGCCTTGTTGATCGCCAGGGGGGTCACCCGCCCGGTACGCGAGGTTATCGAAACGGTTGACCAGTTGACGCGAGGTGAACTCAGTGCGCGCATGATTGAAGAGTCTGGCGGCGAACTGGGTAAACTGCGTGACGGTATTAACACCATGGCAGAGACCATCCAGAGCTCACAGCAAAAGCTTGAAGGACAGGTCAGGGAGACGGTCTCTGATTTACAGCAAAAGCTCAGGGAGCTCGAGGCCGGCAACATCGAGCTGGACATAGCACGTCACGAGGCCATGCAGGCCAAGGATGCCAAGTCAGACTTCCTTGCCAACATGAGTCACGAGATCCGCACGCCACTGAACGCGGTGATTGGTTTCAGCCGACAACTGGAAAAGACTGGCCTCAATCATCAGCAACAGGAATACACCCGAACCATTAACCGCGCGGCGCGGCAGTTACTGACCGTGATTAATGACATCCTGAATTTCTCCAAACTTGAATCCGAGACCATGCACATTATCGCTACGGAATTCAGGTTGCGTGATTGTCTCGAGGAGAGCGTGCTGATGCTGAGTCAGGCGGCGGCGGAGAAGGGCATCGAGATGGTCCTGCTCATCGATGCGGATATCCCGGATGTGGTAGTCGGCGACCAGGATCGCCTCTCCCAGGTGATCGTCAACCTGCTCAACAATGCCATCAAGTTTACCGATTCCGGATCGGTGGTTGTGCATGTCTACAATGAACTCGGCAGTGAAAACGACGCAATACACTTCTCGGTGGCAGACACCGGCTGTGGCATCAGCGAGGCCTCGCAGCCGCTGGTCTTCAGTCCCTTCTACCAGGCGAACCAGACGGCCAGTAAGCGTTATGCGGGTACCGGCCTGGGGCTGGTGATCTGCAAACGACTGATCGAGATGATGGGCGGTGAAATCGGCTTTACCTCCACGGAGGGTGAGGGCACAGAGTTCTCTTTCCATATACCAATGCAAACTGTCAGCCACCATGACGGTGTGGTGCTGGCCAATGACGTGCGCGTCTTGTTAGTGGATGAACATGATTATTCACGCCGGGCAATTCGTAACGCGCTGGTGCATATGGGGGCGCATACCTATGCCGTGGCGGGCATGGACAAGCTCATGGATTTGCTGCAGGCAGAAACCGGTGAACGCGCTAATGACGTGGTCATGCTGTCACTGCCGGCGGCATACCCGGTGAAAAACTTTGAGGCCGACTATCTGCAGCGGGTCAGGGCGGTTTACCACGGCACCATTATCGTCTTAATGAGCGGTGACTACCATGATATCCACGCGCTATTGCAGAAAGACCCGGATATTCGCATGCTCACCAAACCGCTACGCAGTGATGCACTGGTGGCGATGTTGTCACAGCCCGGGGACGATGCCATTCCGGCGATAACCGAGGGGGCAGACAATCCATCTGCCGACAATAACTTGCCGTGCACGATCCTGGTGGCTGAAGACAACGAGCTGAACCAGAAATACATGCTGGGGCTGTTATCAGCCTACCATGCGAATACCGTGTGTGTAGACACCGGCATTAAGGCCGTAGAGGCGTGCAAGAATATTCACTTTGACCTGATC
Proteins encoded:
- a CDS encoding response regulator, translated to MKILLADDHALIREGFERTLSQLDQAIEFVHADDRASVLSQLAIHADTDVILLDLFMPGVKGFDLLSEICNRYTSIPVIVISGTEDPRYMRKAIDKGASGYIPKSASTDIMMSAIQLVRNGGVYIPADMLQTKSAANPRQIHSPSQTRANEIREAASKLTARQQEVLALMGRGMSNKEIARALEVSDHTIKIHVAAVLRLFNAANRTEAVVMAQNSGIIDV
- a CDS encoding ABC transporter substrate-binding protein; protein product: MIAETAKHFVLLLLLMLISSMAAPVWSAEGAHTVALVIDEESRIHDKAVAGIKQTIEDSGKANIIFRTINIKDPHSSEALHAKDIDYAIVVGVKPSLFAMKHKPDYPVLYTLIPESTYQEIIHHRIPASALSPENDYVIYLGQPAARQLALSQIIMGRKSRVGMVVGAEATGEVQAIQAEAKAMQLELVVRQAGNGENTIDDMKQALKGADVYLALYDTNILNRHNAKWLLYMAYRMNKPVIGFSSSYTRAGAIASIFSTPEQIGRQSGEWLLTMLANGTVKHIQYPKYFTVSTNPNIQRLLRLERLPGDKIEDMIRNKEEVLSHAGNQ
- a CDS encoding ATP-binding protein, encoding MLGINNWGINARVIFLAMAPVLLVTFVLASYINTARNNDLSQELAVKGQIIANNLASAMEFPVATGNLLQLQGLVEASINKNDLVGVKITDADNTLIYQAGVSARDKMTQTYHAVILSSAIDYDELFNQDDATSGSYEQVLGIIEVYISTDTYVVRQRKILTGTLLITLAGLLMSLFLALLIARGVTRPVREVIETVDQLTRGELSARMIEESGGELGKLRDGINTMAETIQSSQQKLEGQVRETVSDLQQKLRELEAGNIELDIARHEAMQAKDAKSDFLANMSHEIRTPLNAVIGFSRQLEKTGLNHQQQEYTRTINRAARQLLTVINDILNFSKLESETMHIIATEFRLRDCLEESVLMLSQAAAEKGIEMVLLIDADIPDVVVGDQDRLSQVIVNLLNNAIKFTDSGSVVVHVYNELGSENDAIHFSVADTGCGISEASQPLVFSPFYQANQTASKRYAGTGLGLVICKRLIEMMGGEIGFTSTEGEGTEFSFHIPMQTVSHHDGVVLANDVRVLLVDEHDYSRRAIRNALVHMGAHTYAVAGMDKLMDLLQAETGERANDVVMLSLPAAYPVKNFEADYLQRVRAVYHGTIIVLMSGDYHDIHALLQKDPDIRMLTKPLRSDALVAMLSQPGDDAIPAITEGADNPSADNNLPCTILVAEDNELNQKYMLGLLSAYHANTVCVDTGIKAVEACKNIHFDLIFMDLHMPGIDGLDAARQIRALPCDAAQTPIIAVTADVFANEDKRLLEQGFSGCLLKPVDEDKLDAILKHYIRADDHHTPVSEADIKNGLSRLPEDMVERLFTSLYEVYTELAGSITSKDATQAYELAHKILGLVCYFKVGSLGDDIRRLQDAVKQEDFASAGDLLLESLQQTQKIEKIWRSG